In a genomic window of beta proteobacterium MWH-UniP1:
- the ppa gene encoding inorganic diphosphatase, with protein MALKNVTAGNKAPEEFNVIIEIPAHSDPIKYEVDKETGALFVDRFMMTSMHYPCNYGYIPETISDDGDPVDVLVITPFAVAAGAVVRCRPIGVLKMDDEAGGDAKLLAVPTDKILPIYKRWKEPSDINQHVLAQIQHFFEHYKDLEKGKWVKVKGWAGSDAAKKEVTDGMKRYQKESVK; from the coding sequence ATGGCCCTGAAAAATGTCACTGCCGGCAACAAAGCGCCGGAAGAGTTTAACGTCATTATTGAAATCCCCGCCCATTCCGACCCGATCAAGTACGAAGTGGACAAGGAGACCGGCGCGCTCTTTGTCGACCGGTTCATGATGACCTCCATGCATTACCCCTGTAACTACGGCTACATCCCCGAGACGATCTCGGACGACGGTGACCCTGTCGATGTGTTGGTCATCACCCCGTTTGCAGTGGCTGCCGGCGCGGTGGTCCGTTGCCGCCCCATTGGTGTCTTAAAAATGGACGACGAGGCGGGTGGCGATGCCAAGCTTCTCGCGGTCCCTACCGACAAGATTCTTCCCATCTATAAGCGTTGGAAAGAACCATCCGACATTAACCAGCATGTCTTGGCGCAGATCCAGCACTTCTTTGAACACTACAAAGACTTGGAAAAGGGAAAGTGGGTCAAGGTCAAAGGTTGGGCCGGCTCCGATGCAGCGAAAAAAGAAGTCACCGACGGCATGAAGCGCTATCAAAAGGAAAGCGTGAAATAA
- a CDS encoding NAD+ synthase, which yields MFRVAIAQINSRVGDLAGNADKIFQAAQEAQAQGAQVVLTPELSLTGYPPEDLLLRAAFLAACDQALQDLAERLKALSDITVVVGHPRAREHHVFNAASVFRYGKLIGSYGKLELPNYAVFDEQRYFSPDGAPCVVEVNGLKLGINICEDVWASRAPAMAKASGAQVLLSLNASPFHLNKQRERLDVLRANVSKLGLPVVFCNLLGGQDELLFDGGSFVLNSRGDVVARAKQFEEDLLVVDIFSSALADEQIPARLEPELSIEQQAYQALVLGTRDYVTKNGFKGAVLGLSGGVDSALVLAVAADALGPENVRAVMMPSPYTAQISIDDAKACAQALGVRLDQIDIEPLYGQFKESLAPIFSGLPADTTEENIQARVRGTLLMAISNKTSALVLVTGNKSEMAVGYCTLYGDMAGGFAVIKDLFKGMVYRLCHERNQMGLAQGSGPVIPERILTRAPSAELRPNQTDQDSLPPYDLLDDMLARYIENGETRAEIIAAGHAPADVDRVLRLIRINEYKRRQAAPGVRISQRAFGRDWRYPLTNGFSEPTNQ from the coding sequence ATGTTCCGGGTCGCCATTGCGCAAATCAACAGCCGTGTTGGCGACCTAGCAGGTAACGCAGACAAAATCTTTCAAGCGGCGCAAGAGGCGCAGGCCCAGGGGGCTCAGGTCGTTCTTACCCCAGAGCTCTCGCTAACGGGCTACCCCCCAGAAGACTTGCTGCTTCGCGCCGCATTTCTGGCGGCCTGTGATCAGGCCCTGCAAGACCTGGCCGAGCGGCTAAAGGCCCTGTCAGACATCACGGTGGTGGTGGGTCATCCCCGTGCCCGAGAGCATCATGTGTTCAATGCCGCATCTGTTTTTCGTTACGGCAAATTGATTGGCAGTTACGGAAAGCTTGAGCTGCCAAACTATGCGGTGTTTGATGAGCAGCGATATTTCTCGCCCGATGGTGCCCCCTGTGTGGTTGAAGTCAACGGGTTAAAGCTGGGGATCAATATCTGTGAAGACGTCTGGGCCAGCCGAGCGCCCGCCATGGCCAAGGCCAGTGGTGCCCAGGTGTTGTTATCGCTTAACGCATCGCCTTTTCATCTGAACAAGCAACGCGAACGGCTGGATGTCCTTCGTGCGAATGTCTCCAAGCTGGGCCTGCCCGTGGTCTTTTGTAATTTGTTAGGTGGCCAAGACGAACTGCTTTTTGACGGTGGCTCATTTGTGCTGAATAGCCGTGGCGATGTGGTGGCGCGGGCCAAGCAGTTTGAAGAAGACCTGCTGGTCGTGGATATCTTTTCCAGCGCACTGGCAGACGAACAAATTCCAGCGCGCTTAGAACCCGAATTGTCGATTGAGCAGCAGGCCTATCAGGCCCTGGTGTTGGGCACGCGCGACTACGTCACGAAAAATGGTTTCAAGGGTGCAGTCTTGGGGCTATCGGGTGGGGTTGATTCAGCCTTGGTCTTGGCCGTTGCTGCCGATGCACTCGGCCCAGAAAATGTCCGGGCAGTCATGATGCCGTCGCCTTATACCGCCCAGATCAGCATTGATGATGCCAAGGCCTGCGCACAGGCACTTGGTGTCCGGTTAGATCAAATTGATATCGAACCGCTTTATGGTCAATTTAAGGAATCGCTAGCGCCGATTTTCTCTGGTCTACCTGCCGACACGACTGAAGAAAATATCCAGGCCCGTGTTCGTGGCACGCTCTTGATGGCCATCTCGAATAAGACATCAGCACTGGTGTTGGTGACTGGAAATAAATCAGAGATGGCGGTGGGCTACTGCACGCTCTACGGTGATATGGCCGGTGGCTTTGCGGTGATCAAAGATCTATTCAAAGGCATGGTCTATCGGCTTTGTCATGAACGTAATCAGATGGGGCTGGCCCAAGGGTCTGGCCCCGTGATTCCTGAAAGAATTCTGACTCGTGCACCGAGTGCGGAGCTTCGTCCCAATCAGACCGACCAAGACAGTCTGCCGCCCTATGACCTGCTCGACGACATGCTGGCCCGTTACATTGAAAATGGCGAGACCCGTGCCGAGATCATTGCCGCAGGTCATGCGCCGGCCGATGTCGATCGGGTATTGCGGCTGATCCGAATCAATGAGTACAAGCGCCGTCAGGCGGCCCCTGGGGTGCGGATCAGTCAACGGGCATTTGGCCGCGATTGGCGCTATCCTTTAACAAATGGATTTTCTGAACCAACAAACCAATAG
- a CDS encoding P-II family nitrogen regulator, with protein sequence MKLVTAIVKPFKLDQVREALADVGVSGLTVTDVKGFGRQKGHTEVYRGAEYVVDFLPKIKIEAVVADELCERAVEAIVTAARTGRIGDGKIFVTPIEQVIRIRTGETGDAAV encoded by the coding sequence GTGAAGCTAGTGACCGCGATCGTAAAGCCCTTCAAACTCGACCAAGTCCGAGAGGCCCTTGCAGATGTTGGGGTGAGCGGCCTGACCGTGACGGATGTAAAAGGCTTTGGCCGCCAAAAGGGCCATACCGAGGTTTATCGTGGCGCCGAGTACGTGGTGGACTTTCTGCCCAAGATCAAGATCGAGGCGGTTGTGGCCGACGAGCTCTGTGAGCGTGCGGTGGAGGCGATCGTCACGGCGGCCAGAACGGGGCGCATTGGCGATGGCAAGATTTTTGTTACCCCGATTGAGCAGGTGATCCGAATCAGGACCGGCGAGACGGGTGACGCGGCTGTCTAA
- a CDS encoding Smr/MutS family protein: MTDERELFLAAVAGAKPLPATPMPPSVQAKPKPKPIPVKRLEDENQALMDSRLSDMTPESLLDSDEQLSFARHGISSDTLKKLRRGHWVVQASLDLHGLRTDEARDAFAEFLKHCAHREIRCVRIIHGKGLGSINRQPVLKGKVLAWLMQKEEVLAFCQAPANDGGSGAVRVLLRQPRHPSRRS, translated from the coding sequence ATGACCGACGAGCGCGAACTCTTTCTGGCTGCCGTTGCGGGCGCAAAGCCCTTGCCCGCAACGCCTATGCCGCCATCGGTCCAGGCCAAGCCGAAACCAAAACCCATTCCTGTTAAGCGGCTTGAAGACGAGAATCAGGCCCTGATGGATTCCAGGCTCTCGGACATGACGCCCGAGAGCCTTCTTGATAGCGATGAGCAGCTTTCCTTTGCGCGGCATGGCATTTCCAGCGACACACTGAAGAAACTTCGGCGTGGCCACTGGGTGGTGCAGGCGAGTCTTGACTTGCACGGCCTTCGCACCGACGAGGCGCGTGATGCCTTTGCTGAGTTTTTAAAACACTGCGCCCACCGAGAGATCCGCTGTGTGCGGATCATTCACGGAAAAGGCCTGGGGTCGATTAACCGCCAGCCCGTGCTCAAAGGCAAGGTGCTGGCCTGGCTCATGCAAAAAGAAGAGGTATTGGCGTTTTGCCAGGCGCCGGCCAACGATGGCGGCAGCGGCGCCGTTCGGGTACTACTTAGACAGCCGCGTCACCCGTCTCGCCGGTCCTGA
- the trxB gene encoding thioredoxin-disulfide reductase, whose product MANAAPQHHRLIILGSGPAGYTAAIYAARANLNPVLITGLAQGGQLMTTTDVENWPAEPHGVQGPDLMQRFLAHAEHFKTQMIFDHIHTAKLTEKPVRLVGDMGEYTCDALIIATGASAQYLGLPSEETFMGRGVSGCATCDGFFYKGQDVCVVGGGNAAVEEALYLSNIAKTVTLIHRRDKFRAEPILVDRLMAKTQGGNIRVEFNHVLDEVLGNDSGVTGVRIKHAESGQAKELAVHGVFIAIGHKPNTDIFAGQLDMTNGYIKTKSGLEGNATATNIAGVFAAGDVQDHIYRQAVTSAGTGCMAALDAQRYLEALEK is encoded by the coding sequence ATGGCAAATGCTGCCCCCCAACACCACCGACTCATCATTCTCGGCTCAGGCCCTGCCGGCTACACCGCCGCCATCTATGCGGCTCGCGCCAACCTGAACCCCGTGCTGATCACTGGATTGGCCCAGGGCGGCCAGCTCATGACCACCACCGATGTTGAAAACTGGCCTGCCGAACCCCACGGTGTGCAGGGCCCAGACCTGATGCAGCGATTTTTAGCGCATGCAGAGCACTTCAAGACCCAGATGATCTTTGACCACATCCACACTGCCAAGCTGACCGAAAAGCCAGTTCGCCTGGTGGGCGATATGGGTGAATACACCTGCGATGCGCTGATTATCGCCACCGGCGCTTCTGCCCAATACCTGGGCCTGCCATCTGAAGAGACCTTTATGGGCCGGGGTGTCTCCGGCTGCGCAACCTGCGACGGCTTTTTCTACAAAGGCCAAGACGTCTGCGTGGTGGGCGGTGGCAACGCCGCGGTAGAGGAAGCCCTTTATTTGTCGAACATTGCAAAAACTGTGACCTTGATTCACCGCCGTGACAAGTTCCGCGCAGAACCCATCTTGGTCGATCGCCTTATGGCCAAGACCCAGGGGGGCAATATCCGCGTGGAGTTCAACCATGTGCTTGATGAAGTCTTGGGCAACGACTCTGGCGTTACCGGTGTTCGAATCAAACACGCCGAAAGTGGTCAGGCCAAAGAGCTTGCCGTGCATGGTGTCTTCATTGCCATTGGCCACAAGCCCAACACCGACATCTTTGCAGGCCAGTTGGACATGACCAATGGTTACATCAAGACCAAGAGCGGTTTAGAAGGCAATGCAACAGCCACCAACATCGCGGGTGTTTTCGCAGCAGGCGATGTGCAAGATCACATCTATCGCCAGGCTGTGACCAGCGCCGGTACGGGCTGTATGGCAGCGCTCGATGCCCAGCGCTACCTTGAGGCGCTTGAAAAGTAA
- a CDS encoding DNA translocase FtsK 4TM domain-containing protein, with protein MALRNTRSSGRTNAGSAGRRALSADSTPQVSGFGAELRWFGYGAFSIWMFLSLVSWSPNDAGWFQQGSQVEPSNWLGRFGAWTSDFMLFGFGFSAAWFVVLSASLAYASWFLARAVREQQQLGVGTAIEEGGRKALMSPVRWAGFVLLMIGSCTLEAQRISWGSSPISFQAGGALGSVVGSFGDWALGSIGLTLLCLVMIVAGLAMFFRFSWLDVTERVGRTAEALLFQARAKIAAREDRKLGESAAIERAETLEEKRRQREVEHSLEIKPVAAPQVSKKVVEAKQREKQRSLFSDVAATGGLPPLSLLDEVGEQIETVSAETLEFTSRLIENRLADFGVQVKVVSAQPGPVITRYEIEPALGVKGSQIVNLARDLARALSVVSVRVVETIPGKTFMGLELPNPRRQMVHLSEIIGSTAFQDHHGVLPMALGKDISGAPTVVDLGRMPHLLVAGTTGSGKSVGVNAMLLSLLYRSTPSEVRLIMIDPKMLEFSMYEGIPHLLTPVVTDMKLAANALHWCVGEMERRYRTMSKLNTRNLAGFNQKVEEAIKKGTPLKDPLANPEDPDAPTLVPLPQIVVVIDELADLMMVAGKKIEELIARLAQKARAAGIHLILATQRPSVDVITGLIKANIPSRISFQVSSKIDSRTILDQMGAEALLGQGDMLFLAAGSGMPTRVHGAFVADDEVMRVVNFVKQTGEAQYDDSILDGADTSGGGGTFTAGLSPEGVSGEADPLYDEAVAIVLKHRRASISLVQRHLRIGYNRAARLLESMEQAGVVSTMQSNGNRDILVPTSQ; from the coding sequence ATGGCACTACGCAATACCCGATCTTCAGGCCGCACCAACGCCGGATCAGCCGGCCGCAGGGCCTTGTCCGCAGACAGCACCCCCCAGGTCTCCGGGTTTGGGGCAGAGCTGCGCTGGTTTGGCTATGGTGCTTTTTCCATCTGGATGTTTCTCTCCTTGGTCTCCTGGTCACCCAACGATGCGGGCTGGTTCCAGCAGGGCTCCCAAGTGGAGCCCTCGAATTGGCTGGGCCGCTTTGGCGCCTGGACATCAGACTTCATGCTGTTTGGCTTTGGGTTTTCTGCTGCCTGGTTCGTGGTGTTGTCTGCGTCGCTGGCGTATGCCAGCTGGTTTTTGGCTCGCGCTGTCCGAGAACAGCAGCAGCTTGGGGTTGGCACGGCGATCGAAGAGGGTGGCCGAAAAGCATTGATGAGTCCTGTCCGGTGGGCGGGCTTTGTTCTATTAATGATTGGCAGCTGCACTCTGGAAGCCCAGCGCATTAGCTGGGGGTCCAGCCCGATTTCATTTCAGGCGGGTGGCGCCCTGGGCAGTGTGGTGGGAAGTTTTGGCGACTGGGCCCTGGGGTCCATCGGCCTGACGCTGCTGTGCTTGGTCATGATCGTGGCCGGCCTGGCCATGTTTTTTCGCTTCTCTTGGCTTGATGTCACCGAGCGCGTGGGCCGCACCGCCGAGGCACTGCTCTTTCAGGCGCGCGCCAAGATTGCTGCCCGTGAGGACCGCAAACTCGGTGAGTCGGCAGCCATTGAGCGGGCCGAGACCTTGGAAGAAAAACGCCGTCAACGTGAAGTTGAGCACAGCCTGGAAATCAAGCCTGTGGCGGCACCGCAGGTGTCTAAAAAAGTGGTCGAGGCCAAGCAGCGGGAAAAACAACGTTCGCTTTTTTCAGACGTCGCCGCAACGGGTGGTCTGCCGCCGCTGTCGCTTTTAGACGAAGTGGGTGAGCAGATTGAAACTGTGTCCGCCGAGACGCTGGAATTCACATCGCGGCTGATTGAAAACCGGCTGGCCGACTTCGGTGTTCAGGTCAAAGTGGTGAGTGCCCAGCCCGGCCCGGTGATTACGCGTTATGAGATTGAACCGGCCTTGGGGGTAAAGGGCTCGCAGATTGTGAACCTTGCGCGCGATCTTGCCCGTGCGCTTTCGGTGGTGTCGGTGCGTGTGGTGGAAACTATTCCGGGCAAGACCTTTATGGGCCTGGAGTTGCCCAACCCACGCCGTCAGATGGTGCACCTGTCAGAAATTATCGGATCAACGGCATTTCAGGATCACCATGGTGTGTTGCCCATGGCCCTGGGTAAAGATATTTCGGGCGCACCCACGGTGGTGGATCTGGGCCGGATGCCACATCTGTTGGTGGCAGGGACCACGGGTTCAGGTAAGTCGGTTGGCGTAAACGCCATGCTGTTATCACTTTTATATCGATCCACGCCGTCTGAAGTTCGGCTGATCATGATCGATCCGAAGATGTTGGAGTTCTCGATGTACGAGGGCATCCCCCATCTGCTCACGCCCGTGGTCACCGACATGAAGCTTGCTGCCAATGCGCTGCATTGGTGTGTGGGTGAGATGGAGCGGCGCTACCGCACCATGAGTAAGCTCAACACCCGCAATCTGGCTGGCTTTAACCAAAAGGTGGAAGAGGCCATCAAAAAGGGTACGCCGCTTAAAGACCCGCTGGCCAACCCTGAAGACCCCGATGCACCCACACTGGTGCCGCTGCCACAGATTGTGGTGGTGATTGATGAGCTGGCCGATTTAATGATGGTGGCGGGTAAAAAGATTGAAGAGCTGATTGCGCGTCTTGCGCAAAAGGCCCGTGCTGCCGGCATTCATTTGATTTTGGCCACGCAGCGGCCATCGGTGGATGTGATTACGGGATTGATCAAGGCCAATATTCCGTCGCGAATTTCATTCCAAGTCTCTAGCAAAATTGATTCACGCACGATCCTGGATCAGATGGGTGCCGAGGCCCTGCTTGGTCAAGGTGACATGCTCTTTTTGGCCGCGGGGTCCGGCATGCCAACCCGGGTGCATGGCGCTTTTGTGGCAGACGATGAAGTGATGCGCGTGGTCAACTTTGTGAAGCAGACGGGCGAAGCCCAGTATGACGACAGCATTTTGGATGGCGCAGACACAAGCGGTGGTGGCGGCACCTTTACCGCAGGGCTTTCCCCCGAGGGGGTCAGCGGTGAGGCCGATCCGCTGTATGACGAAGCTGTGGCGATTGTGTTGAAGCACCGCCGCGCATCGATTTCGTTGGTGCAGCGGCATTTGCGGATTGGCTATAACCGTGCGGCCCGGCTGCTGGAAAGCATGGAGCAGGCAGGCGTGGTTTCGACCATGCAAAGCAACGGTAACCGCGACATCTTGGTGCCGACATCTCAATGA
- the lolA gene encoding outer membrane lipoprotein chaperone LolA has product MMTNTFSKWFGGALILVTLVSGTVSDTVQAQSVAVDRMIESLASTQTLSADFSQTTAAKSARVRQSSGTFWMAKPGMLRWEIKKPYAQLQILNDKEFWVFDPDLAQASVRPVAAASLTGIAALLLNSNTLTREQLLERYEFSDAGQRDGLTWIGVAPKKPEPGIKRLAVGMDADAQLRKFEITDSLDQITRVDLIRIFKNGTIDPKLFQFSVPAGVSVLRAP; this is encoded by the coding sequence ATGATGACCAACACCTTCAGCAAATGGTTTGGTGGGGCACTGATCCTGGTAACCCTGGTGTCAGGCACGGTGTCAGACACCGTGCAGGCGCAGTCGGTCGCGGTGGATCGCATGATCGAGAGTCTTGCGTCGACTCAGACATTGAGCGCCGATTTTTCTCAGACCACGGCGGCAAAATCTGCCCGGGTGCGTCAGTCTTCGGGAACGTTTTGGATGGCTAAGCCTGGCATGCTGCGTTGGGAAATTAAAAAACCATACGCACAACTGCAAATCCTAAATGACAAAGAGTTCTGGGTGTTTGATCCGGATTTGGCCCAGGCATCGGTTCGGCCCGTGGCCGCAGCGAGTCTTACAGGGATTGCGGCGCTTTTACTAAACAGCAATACATTGACACGCGAGCAGCTATTGGAGCGCTACGAGTTTTCCGACGCCGGGCAGCGTGATGGCTTGACCTGGATTGGGGTGGCGCCTAAAAAACCGGAGCCAGGTATCAAGCGGTTGGCCGTGGGTATGGATGCCGATGCGCAGTTGCGCAAGTTTGAAATTACCGACAGCCTGGATCAAATCACCCGAGTCGATTTAATCAGGATTTTTAAAAACGGCACCATTGATCCAAAGCTCTTTCAATTTTCAGTGCCTGCTGGCGTGAGTGTGTTGCGCGCACCGTGA
- a CDS encoding replication-associated recombination protein A: protein MSTALSIPLAEQLRPQSIDDVVGQSHLLSPGAPLAAAVESQKLHSMILWGPPGVGKTTLARLLAKACGAELITISAVLGGVKEIRDAVLLAEQNRQLQRQSVVFVDEVHRFNKAQQDAFLPHVEAGLFVFVGATTENPAFEVNSALLSRASVYVLKPLDEAALTILLERALRSYQAPADLMQSDALSRLMTSADGDARRFLGALELLIPRALQTKAVIDNALLDQLLPQLMRQFDKGGDAFYDQISALHKSVRGSDPDATLYWFARMIDGGCDPRYIARRMIRMAVEDIGLADPRALTMTLEAAQAYERLGSPEGELALAQALVFLACAAKSNAVYVGYKAATKFVQERGSMPVPDHLRNAPTKLAKAMGHGAQYRYSHDEPGGFSAGQRYFPEAVGKDPQFYQPVDRGMESKIAEKLAELRRLNKTKPS, encoded by the coding sequence ATGTCGACTGCGCTTTCGATACCACTTGCTGAACAGCTGCGGCCGCAGTCAATTGATGATGTGGTGGGCCAGTCTCACCTGTTGTCGCCAGGGGCGCCACTTGCAGCGGCAGTTGAGAGCCAAAAGCTCCACTCGATGATTCTCTGGGGCCCACCCGGTGTGGGTAAGACCACGCTGGCCCGCCTGTTGGCCAAGGCCTGTGGTGCCGAGTTAATTACGATCTCGGCAGTGCTGGGTGGTGTCAAAGAAATTCGAGATGCCGTGCTACTTGCCGAACAGAATCGCCAACTGCAGCGACAGTCCGTGGTCTTTGTCGATGAAGTCCATCGGTTTAATAAAGCGCAACAAGATGCGTTTTTGCCGCATGTCGAAGCAGGCCTCTTTGTCTTTGTGGGTGCCACGACTGAGAACCCTGCCTTTGAGGTCAACAGCGCACTGTTGTCACGGGCCAGTGTCTATGTCCTGAAGCCCTTAGATGAAGCAGCGCTCACCATCTTGTTGGAGCGTGCCCTGCGCAGCTATCAAGCACCTGCTGATCTGATGCAGTCGGATGCGCTTAGTCGATTGATGACGAGCGCGGATGGCGACGCCCGCCGTTTCTTAGGCGCCTTAGAGCTTCTGATTCCGCGGGCGCTGCAGACCAAGGCCGTCATTGACAACGCCTTGCTCGATCAGTTGCTGCCGCAGTTGATGCGCCAGTTCGATAAAGGGGGCGATGCCTTTTATGACCAGATCTCGGCCTTGCATAAGTCGGTGCGTGGCAGCGACCCCGATGCAACGCTGTATTGGTTTGCCCGCATGATCGATGGGGGCTGTGACCCACGTTACATCGCCCGGCGGATGATTCGCATGGCGGTGGAAGACATTGGTCTGGCTGATCCCCGGGCGCTCACCATGACGCTAGAGGCCGCTCAGGCCTATGAGCGGCTTGGTTCGCCAGAGGGTGAGTTGGCCTTGGCCCAGGCCCTGGTCTTTTTGGCCTGTGCTGCCAAATCCAACGCGGTGTATGTCGGCTACAAGGCCGCAACCAAGTTTGTGCAAGAGCGCGGCTCCATGCCGGTGCCAGACCATTTAAGAAATGCGCCAACCAAACTGGCTAAAGCGATGGGCCATGGTGCGCAGTACCGCTACAGCCACGATGAGCCGGGCGGTTTTTCTGCAGGCCAGCGCTACTTTCCAGAAGCCGTGGGGAAAGACCCCCAGTTTTACCAGCCGGTCGACCGCGGAATGGAAAGTAAAATCGCGGAAAAGCTCGCCGAACTGCGGCGACTCAATAAAACCAAGCCTTCATGA
- the serS gene encoding serine--tRNA ligase: MIDPQLLRKDLAGTAAALARRGYTLDTTAFAELESQRKAVQVETEQLQSQRNSLSKQIGMAKGKGENADALMAQVAQIAAKLDAGAKQLEEIQAKLNDWLMTIPNIPHASVPEGADADSNMEVRRVGEPKPYPFDVKDHVDVGAKLGLDFEVAVKITGSRFAVMRGDVARLHRALAQYMLDTHTQFHGYQECYTPYIVNADSMRGTGQLPKFADDLFAVKKGGVEGEGETLYLIPTSEVSLTNIVRDEILDPAQLPLRLTAHTPCFRSEAGSYGRDTRGMIRQHQFDKVEMVQVVDPDHSYAALEEMVGHAEAILKGLELPYRVMALCTGDMGFGAAKTYDLEVWLPSQNTYREISSVSNCEAFQARRMQARVRKVGEGGKARPELVHTLNGSGLAVGRALVAVLENHQQADGSVVIPKALVPYMGGKTVIAPAQV; this comes from the coding sequence ATGATCGATCCCCAGTTACTTCGTAAAGACCTAGCCGGCACTGCAGCGGCGCTCGCCCGCCGTGGTTACACCCTGGATACCACCGCGTTTGCCGAGCTTGAATCCCAGCGCAAAGCGGTTCAGGTCGAGACCGAACAGCTGCAGTCTCAACGCAACAGCCTGTCGAAACAAATCGGTATGGCCAAAGGCAAGGGCGAAAATGCAGACGCATTAATGGCGCAAGTCGCACAGATTGCAGCCAAACTTGATGCAGGCGCCAAGCAACTCGAAGAAATTCAGGCCAAGCTGAATGATTGGTTAATGACGATCCCCAACATTCCGCACGCGTCCGTACCCGAAGGGGCGGATGCTGATTCGAATATGGAAGTCCGCCGGGTGGGCGAGCCGAAGCCATACCCATTTGACGTAAAAGACCATGTGGATGTGGGTGCCAAGCTTGGTTTGGATTTTGAAGTGGCTGTGAAAATCACGGGCAGTCGGTTTGCGGTGATGCGCGGTGATGTGGCCCGCCTGCATCGGGCCCTGGCCCAATACATGTTGGACACACACACCCAGTTTCATGGCTATCAGGAGTGCTACACCCCGTACATCGTGAATGCAGACAGCATGCGTGGCACAGGCCAGCTGCCCAAATTTGCAGATGATTTATTTGCAGTAAAAAAGGGCGGTGTTGAGGGTGAGGGCGAGACGCTTTACTTAATACCAACTTCGGAAGTCTCGCTCACCAATATCGTGCGTGATGAGATTCTTGACCCTGCGCAGCTGCCGCTGCGGCTAACAGCCCACACGCCTTGCTTTCGGTCAGAGGCGGGCAGCTATGGCCGCGATACCCGGGGCATGATTCGGCAACATCAGTTTGATAAGGTCGAGATGGTCCAAGTGGTTGACCCGGACCATAGTTACGCGGCGCTTGAAGAGATGGTGGGCCATGCCGAAGCGATTTTGAAAGGACTGGAATTGCCTTATCGGGTGATGGCCCTGTGTACCGGCGATATGGGCTTTGGCGCGGCAAAGACCTATGACTTGGAAGTCTGGCTGCCTTCTCAGAACACTTATCGGGAAATTTCGTCGGTTAGCAACTGCGAGGCCTTCCAGGCCCGCCGCATGCAGGCCCGGGTCCGTAAGGTAGGCGAGGGCGGCAAGGCCCGCCCGGAATTGGTCCACACCCTAAATGGCTCTGGTCTGGCCGTGGGCCGGGCCCTGGTCGCGGTGCTTGAGAACCATCAGCAGGCCGACGGCAGCGTGGTGATCCCGAAGGCCCTGGTGCCCTATATGGGCGGCAAGACGGTGATCGCGCCGGCGCAGGTATAA